From the genome of Triticum aestivum cultivar Chinese Spring chromosome 3B, IWGSC CS RefSeq v2.1, whole genome shotgun sequence, one region includes:
- the LOC123071186 gene encoding 60S ribosomal protein L24 — MVLKTELCRFSGQKIYPGKGIRFIRSDSQVFLFANSKCKRYFHNRLKPAKLCWTAMYRKQHKKDIHAEAAKKRRRTTKKPYSRSIVGATLEVIQKKRAEKPEVRDAAREAALREIKERIKKTKDEKKAKKAEVTKSQKSQGGKGAVQKGSKGPKIGGGGGKR; from the exons ATGGTTCTGAA GACCGAGCTCTGCCGTTTTAGCGGCCAGAAGATTTACCCTGGGAAGGGTATCAGGTTCATTCGTTCGGATTCGCAG GTTTTCCTCTTTGCCAACTCAAAATGCAAGCGCTACTTCCACAACCGCCTGAAGCCTGCAAAGCTTTGCTGGACAGCAATGTACAGGAAGCAGCACAAGAAG GACATCCATGCTGAGGCTGCCAAGAAGAGGCGCCGCACCACCAAGAAGCCGTACTCACGGTCGATTGTTGGTGCCACTCTGGAAGTTATCCAGAAGAAGAGGGCTGAGAAGCCTGAAGTCCGTGATGCTGCCCGAGAAGCTGCTCTCCG TGagatcaaggagcgcatcaagaagaccaaggatgagaagaaggccaagaaggcagAGGTGACCAAGTCCCAGAAGTCACAGGGGGGCAAGGGCGCCGTGCAGAAGGGTTCCAAGGGCCCAAAGATTGGCGGTGGCGGCGGGAAGCGTTGA
- the LOC123071185 gene encoding zinc finger protein VAR3, chloroplastic: protein MGSASKLLSSLLLTSSPLRLRPSAAAFALILSSRTAASRQQHLPSSPSPLRTLSTSGAAAASPLPYSSSSSSASSTPPLHAPFPEWSRLVDRLAAAGYAARAPSPADELAVASGSGLSAEAESAVSSCLAFARDRPDLLRSLPTKDVEVVVSNVAPALFKGGEESAQRLQQYLAGEEDNAIQSVRAVTVDIVRYLLSYTYSSSNNYLEDKELTDSAVRNILAELVNSSGLPHTSSFVESTVESQPERFSRHPGQNVEMKRGDWICTRCSFMNFARNARCLECNEHRPKKMLTGREWECPQCEFYNYGRNMSCLRCACKRPATTASAGAGLGGVAELLNVTNAGRSEIERKLAQSDEKAERWLSKVSQLDDSADLSSLAADEDFPEIMPMRKGVNKFVVSTRKTPLERRLASAQYSSNNSPQATASGSKISQTLDRILGRSASTSAPNNQSDNGGVTAETPRKLTGHLGDIDPVPFVPLSADLFTKPQNAKTNEQADRDSQINKETGSSAPDITQASTERRDVDKSLDTAEKWSKKVAELDSVNDLSSAISDEDFPDIMPMRKGENRFVISKKKDRLLTSPQYQRRSVLEQADNSDFVPFVPFPPDYFAKKDAPAESTPDTGIVSESSPSTDKLPETNASSRHSGNSQNTSQVIGPQGSSIMNNENSNRNYSQQSSSPGGYTRGGSSSQQYQQQPYGVGDRSAGTPNSGAWNPNYSQGTSTDVRGGSSNYQHQQQPHEVGDRSRGTSNTGALNTNYSPGRFNDGRGGASNYQHQQQPHEAGGRSSGTSNTGAWNTNYSQSQGSFNDGRGGSNNYQHQQQPCEVGDRSSGTSNTGSWNTNYSQSQGSFNDGRGGSNNYQHQQQPREVGDRSSGTSNTGSWNTNYSQSQGRFSDGRGGSSSYQYQTQPHQAGGQSSGSSNTLNTNYSQGSFNEGRDTSTYNQGSYSAQPSYSPGYSNHSNSNSWSSNNNQNWSGSHPDSRVSTTGIDSTNPNQGTGYSSYGGGGYTGKSLEGSAVKDPDPLDMSEEAKAERWFRRAAQIKDISELANIPDEDFPEIMPMRKGVNRFVVSKRKTPLERRLTSPQYRRNLPIVSSEPDKDGS, encoded by the exons ATGGGCAGCGCCTCCAAGCTGCTGTCCTCCCTCTTGCTCACCTCCTCCCCGCTCCGTCTCcggccctccgccgccgccttcgcgcTCATCCTCTCCTCGCGCACCGCGGCATCCCGCCAACAACACCtgccctcctccccctctcccctccgcACGCTCTCCAcctcgggcgccgccgccgcctcacccctTCCCTacagctccagctccagctccgcCTCGTCAACCCCACCGCTCCACGCCCCTTTCCCGGAATGGTCCCGCCTGGTCGACCGCCTCGCGGCCGCCGGCTACGCCGCCCGCGCCCCCTCCCCCGCCGATGAGCTCGCCGTCGCCTCCGGCAGCGGCCTGTCGGCCGAGGCGGAGTCCGCTGTGTCCTCCTGCCTGGCCTTCGCGCGCGACCGGCCCGACCTTCTCAG GTCGCTCCCAACGAAGGACGTCGAGGTTGTGGTGTCTAACGTTGCACCGGCCCTGTTCAAGGGAGGTGAGGAATCTGCGCAGCGGCTGCAGCAATACCTCGCGGGTGAAGAGGACAAT GCAATTCAATCAGTCAGAGCGGTAACTGTGGACATTGTTCGGTACTTGCTAAGTTACACATACAGTTCGTCAAACAACTATTTAGAAGACAAAGAACTCACTGATTCAGCTGTTAGAAATATCTTGGCTGAGCTAGTTAATTCTAGTGGACTTCCCCACACCTCCAGTTTTGTGGAGTCAACAGTTGAGAGTCAACCTGAGCGATTCTCTAGGCATCCAGGGCAAAATGTTGAGATGAAACGTGGTGACTGGATTTGCACAAG ATGTAGCTTTATGAACTTTGCAAGAAATGCGAGGTGCCTTGAGTGCAATGAGCATCGGCCAAAGAAGATGTTGACTGGCAGAGAGTGGGAATGCCCTCA GTGTGAATTCTATAATTATGGGAGGAACATGTCATGCTTAAGATGTGCTTGCAAAAGACCAGCGACAACTGCATCTGCTGGTGCTGGTTTAGGTGGTGTAGCAGAGCTTCTTAATGTAACTAATGCTGGTAGATCTGAAATTGAGAGAAAACTCGCTCAAAGTGATGAGAAGGCAGAAAGGTGGTTGAGCAAAGTATCTCAACTTGACGATTCTGCTGATTTAAGTAGTCTGGCAGCTGATGAGGATTTTCCTGAGATTATGCCTATGAGGAAGGGAGTCAATAAATTTGTAGTTAGCACACGCAAGACACCATTGGAGAGAAGATTGGCAAGTGCACAGTACAGCAGTAACAATAGCCCTCAAGCAACAGCATCCGGCTCCAAGATTAGTCAAACTTTAGACAGGATACTTGGGCGTTCGGCATCTACTTCTGCCCCAAACAATCAGTCTGATAATGGGGGTGTAACTGCTGAGACTCCCAGGAAATTAACAGGCCATCTTGGTGATATCGACCCCGTTCCTTTTGTGCCATTATCTGCTGATCTGTTTACCAAGCCACAGAATGCAAAGACTAATGAACAGGCAGATAGGGACAGTCAAATAAATAAGGAAACTGGTAGTTCCGCACCCGATATCACACAGGCATCAACTGAGAGGAGAGATGTCGATAAGTCATTAGATACTGCTGAGAAATGGTCCAAGAAAGTCGCAGAACTCGATAGTGTAAATGACCTTTCAAGTGCTATTTCTGATGAAGACTTTCCTGATATTATGCCAATGAGGAAGGGTGAGAATCGGTTTGTTATTAGTAAGAAAAAAGACCGCTTGCTGACATCACCACAGTACCAGAGGCGCAGTGTGCTTGAGCAGGCTGACAATTCTGATTTCGTCCCGTTTGTTCCATTTCCTCCTGATTATTTTGCCAAGAAAGATGCGCCAGCAGAGAGTACTCCAGATACAGGAATAGTGTCAGAAAGTTCTCCATCAACTGATAAGCTGCCAGAAACAAATGCTTCATCAAGACATTCGGGAAATAGCCAAAACACCTCACAGGTGATTGGCCCTCAGggaagtagcatcatgaataatgAGAACTCGAATAGGAATTACTCTCAGCAGAGCTCGAGTCCAGGTGGTTATACACGTGGTGGAAGCAGCAGCCAGCAGTATCAACAACAACCTTATGGGGTGGGTGATAGATCTGCTGGTACACCAAATTCAGGCGCCTGGAATCCAAACTACTCCCAGGGGACGTCTACTGATGTCAGAGGAGGATCTAGCAACTATCAGCATCAACAGCAACCCCATGAGGTCGGTGATCGATCTCGGGGAACTTCAAATACTGGTGCTTTGAACACAAACTACTCCCCCGGGAGGTTTAATGATGGCAGAGGTGGAGCTAGCAACTATCAGCATCAACAGCAACCTCATGAGGCGGGTGGTCGATCTAGTGGAACTTCAAATACTGGCGCTTGGAACACAAACTACTcccagtcccaggggagttttaaTGATGGCAGAGGTGGATCTAACAACTATCAGCATCAACAGCAACCTTGTGAGGTGGGTGATCGATCTAGTGGAACTTCAAATACTGGTTCTTGGAACACAAACTACTcccagtcccaggggagttttaaTGATGGCAGAGGTGGATCTAACAACTATCAGCATCAACAGCAACCTCGTGAGGTGGGCGATCGATCTAGTGGAACTTCAAATACTGGTTCTTGGAACACAAACTACTCCCAGTCCCAGGGGAGGTTTAGTGATGGCAGAGGTGGATCTAGCAGCTATCAGTATCAGACACAACCTCATCAGGCAGGTGGTCAATCCAGTGGCTCTTCGAACACTCTGAACACAAACTACTCTCAGGGGAGCTTCAACGAGGGTCGAGATACATCTACTTACAATCAGGGAAGCTATTCTGCACAACCATCTTATTCGCCCGGCTATAGTAATCACAGCAACAGCAATTCTTGGAGCAGCAACAACAACCAAAATTGGAGTGGTTCACATCCTGATAGTAGGGTTTCTACTACTGGCATTGATTCCACTAACCCTAATCAAGGAACAGGCTACTCAAGCTACGGAGGTGGAGGTTATACTGGAAAGAGCTTAGAAGGCTCTGCTGTGAAGGACCCCGATCCCCTGGACATGTCCGAGGAAGCCAAGGCCGAGAGATGGTTCAGGAGGGCAGCGCAGATAAAGGACATCTCCGAGCTTGCCAACATTCCCGACGAGGACTTCCCCGAGATAATGCCAATGAGGAAGGGGGTGAACAGATTCGTGGTGAGCAAGAGGAAGACGCCATTGGAGAGGAGATTGACTTCTCCTCAGTACAGAAGGAACCTACCGATCGTAAGCTCCGAGCCTGACAAAGATGGTAGCTGA
- the LOC123071187 gene encoding pentatricopeptide repeat-containing protein At2g22410, mitochondrial, translating to MMEAIKKLHGHLIVSGLYNCQYAMSKILRFYAILQPDLVLAHKVYGQIEAPTTYLWNIILRGLAQSDAPEDAIAFYNKARGKGMEPDNLTFPFVVKACARVGALNEGKQMHSHVLKFGLLSDIFVSNSLIHLYAACGDLCCARSVFNEMPVKDVVSWNSLICGYSRCNRLKEVLKLFKLMHDAGVRADKVTMVKVVSACTRLGDWSMADCLVRYIEDYCIEVDIYLGNTLIDYYGRRGQLRSAEKVFFNMKDRNAVTLNAMITAYSKAGDLVSARRLFEEIPGKDLISWSSMISGYSQASQFSNALELFRKMQRAKVKPDAIVLASVLSACAHLGALDLGKWIHDYVRRHGIEADTILHNSLIDMYAKCGSTKEALQVFREMKEKDTLSWNSIIMGLANNGAEEEALGAFHAMIAEGFRPNEVTILGVLIACANGKLVEEGLGHFESMRSVHGVEPRMKHYGVVVDLLGRAGRLTKALRFIAEMPVAPEPVVYRILLGAARTHGDLGIAEVAAERLRELDDGNSGDYTLMSNAYAGADRWGDAMEVRQRMEDSRVRKPPACSVVDC from the coding sequence ATGATGGAAGCCATAAAGAAGCTTCATGGCCATCTCATTGTTTCTGGGCTGTACAATTGCCAATATGCAATGTCTAAGATTCTCAGATTCTATGCTATCCTACAACCAGATTTGGTTCTTGCTCATAAAGTATATGGGCAGATTGAAGCGCCAACAACTTACCTTTGGAATATCATACTCAGGGGGCTTGCTCAAAGCGATGCACCAGAAGATGCAATCGCTTTCTACAACAAGGCTCGAGGAAAAGGCATGGAGCCGGACAACCTGACGTTTCCGTTCGTAGTGAAGGCCTGTGCAAGGGTTGGTGCTCTTAATGAAGGGAAACAGATGCACAGCCATGTACTGAAGTTCGGGCTTCTTTCAGATATCTTTGTTTCCAATTCGCTGATTCATCTGTATGCTGCCTGTGGTGATTTGTGCTGTGCAAGATCTGTTTTCAATGAGATGCCAGTTAAGGATGTGGTGTCCTGGAACTCTTTGATATGTGGATATAGCCGGTGCAATAGATTGAAAGAGGTTTTGAAGTTATTCAAGTTGATGCACGATGCAGGAGTGAGAGCTGATAAGGTCACTATGGTCAAGGTTGTTTCTGCGTGCACTCGTCTAGGAGATTGGAGCATGGCGGATTGCTTGGTTAGATACATAGAGGATTACTGCATAGAGGTGGATATTTACTTGGGCAATACTCTGATAGATTACTATGGCAGGCGTGGTCAGCTCCGATCAGCAGAAAAGGTTTTCTTTAACATGAAGGATAGGAACGCCGTGACACTGAACGCAATGATCACCGCATATTCAAAAGCTGGAGATCTGGTTTCGGCAAGAAGGTTATTCGAGGAAATTCCTGGCAAAGATCTGATCTCGTGGAGCTCTATGATATCTGGCTATTCACAAGCTAGTCAGTTCTCTAATGCTTTGGAGCTCTTCAGGAAGATGCAGAGAGCCAAGGTGAAACCGGACGCGATCGTGCTTGCAAGTGTACTCTCCGCCTGCGCGCACCTAGGCGCTCTCGATCTCGGCAAGTGGATCCACGACTACGTGAGGCGACACGGGATCGAAGCCGACACCATCCTGCACAATTCTCTGATCGACATGTACGCGAAATGCGGAAGCACCAAGGAGGCTCTGCAGGTCTTCAGAGAAATGAAAGAGAAGGACACCCTATCATGGAACTCGATCATAATGGGGCTGGCGAACAACGGCGCCGAGGAGGAAGCCCTGGGCGCCTTCCACGCCATGATCGCCGAAGGGTTCAGGCCGAACGAGGTCACCATCCTCGGCGTGCTGATCGCCTGCGCCAACGGGAAGCTCGTCGAGGAGGGGCTCGGCCACTTCGAGAGCATGAGGTCGGTCCACGGCGTGGAGCCGCGGATGAAGCACTATGGCGTCGTCGTCGACCTCCTGGGGCGTGCCGGTCGGCTGACCAAGGCGCTGAGGTTCATCGCCGAGATGCCCGTCGCTCCTGAGCCCGTCGTCTACAGGATACTGCTGGGGGCGGCCAGAACGCACGGTGATTTGGGGATCGCCGAGGTGGCCGCCGAGAGGCTCAGGGAGCTGGACGACGGGAACAGCGGGGACTACACGCTGATGAGCAATGCGTATGCGGGGGCTGATAGATGGGGCGACGCCATGGAGGTCAGGCAGCGGATGGAAGATAGTCGTGTGAGGAAACCGCCCGCTTGCAGTGTCGTCGACTGCTGA